One genomic segment of Bacteroides caccae includes these proteins:
- a CDS encoding Na/Pi cotransporter family protein, with protein MEYSFYDFLKLIGSLGLFLYGMKIMSEGLQKVAGDRLRSILTAMTTNRVTGVLTGVLITALIQSSSATTVMVVSFVNAGLLTLAESISVIMGANIGTTVTAWIISIFGFKVDMAAFALPLLAIALPLIFSGKSNRKSVGEFIFGFSFLFMGLSYLKANAPDLNANPEMLAFVQNYTDMGFFSILLFLFIGTILTMIVQASAATMAITLIMCANGWISLELGAALVLGENIGTTITANLAALTANTQAKRAALAHFVFNVFGVIWVLIIFHPFMQLVNWVVDTFFQTSNPEVAISYKLSAFHSIFNICNVCILIWGVKLIERTVCALIHPKEEDEEPRLRFITGGMLSTAELSILQARKEIHLFAERTHRMFGMVQDLLHTEKDDDFNKLFSRIEKYENISDNMELEIANYLNQVSEGRLSSESKLQIRAMLREVTEIESIGDSCYNLARTINRKRQTNQDFTEKQYEHIHFMMKLTNDALAQMIVVVEKPEHQSIDINKSFNIENEINNYRNQLKNQNILDVNNKEYDYQMGVYYMDIIAECEKLGDYIVNVVEASSDVKEKKAS; from the coding sequence ATGGAATATTCTTTTTATGATTTTTTAAAGCTCATAGGTTCATTAGGGCTCTTCCTGTACGGAATGAAGATAATGAGTGAGGGCTTGCAAAAGGTCGCGGGTGACAGACTACGAAGTATCTTGACGGCAATGACTACCAACAGGGTAACGGGAGTTTTAACAGGTGTGTTAATCACAGCCCTTATCCAATCTTCTTCAGCAACGACGGTAATGGTCGTGAGTTTCGTGAATGCCGGGTTACTCACTCTCGCTGAATCTATCAGTGTCATCATGGGTGCCAATATCGGTACTACGGTCACTGCCTGGATTATCTCAATTTTCGGATTTAAGGTTGATATGGCCGCATTTGCCCTTCCTCTTCTGGCCATTGCCCTTCCGCTCATCTTCTCCGGCAAAAGCAACCGTAAGTCTGTCGGTGAATTCATTTTCGGTTTTTCTTTCCTCTTCATGGGACTTTCTTACCTGAAAGCGAATGCTCCCGACCTGAATGCCAACCCGGAAATGCTTGCCTTTGTACAGAACTACACGGACATGGGATTCTTCTCTATCCTCCTGTTCTTATTCATCGGTACGATACTGACTATGATTGTGCAGGCTTCAGCCGCGACAATGGCAATCACACTGATTATGTGTGCCAACGGCTGGATCAGCCTGGAGCTGGGAGCAGCCCTGGTACTGGGAGAAAATATCGGAACTACGATCACCGCCAATCTTGCCGCATTAACAGCCAACACACAGGCTAAACGGGCAGCATTGGCGCATTTTGTTTTTAATGTGTTCGGTGTTATCTGGGTATTGATTATCTTCCACCCGTTCATGCAGTTGGTTAACTGGGTAGTAGATACTTTCTTCCAGACAAGTAATCCGGAAGTTGCTATCTCTTACAAACTGTCCGCCTTCCACTCTATTTTCAATATCTGCAACGTATGTATCCTGATATGGGGTGTGAAGTTAATTGAACGTACCGTATGCGCTTTAATCCACCCGAAGGAAGAAGACGAAGAACCAAGACTGCGGTTCATTACAGGCGGTATGCTTTCTACGGCAGAACTTTCCATCCTTCAGGCACGTAAGGAAATTCATTTATTCGCTGAACGTACCCACCGTATGTTCGGCATGGTGCAAGATTTGCTGCATACGGAAAAGGATGATGATTTCAATAAGTTGTTCAGCCGGATAGAGAAATACGAGAATATCAGCGACAACATGGAACTGGAGATAGCCAACTACCTGAATCAAGTATCAGAGGGTCGTTTGAGTTCTGAAAGTAAGTTACAGATACGCGCCATGTTGCGTGAAGTGACGGAAATTGAAAGTATCGGGGACAGTTGTTACAACTTGGCACGTACGATTAACCGGAAACGCCAGACAAATCAAGACTTCACCGAAAAGCAATATGAGCATATCCATTTTATGATGAAGCTGACGAACGACGCTCTTGCACAAATGATTGTGGTAGTAGAGAAACCGGAACATCAGAGTATTGATATCAACAAGTCTTTCAATATCGAAAACGAAATCAATAATTACCGCAACCAATTGAAGAATCAGAACATCTTGGATGTAAACAACAAGGAATATGATTATCAAATGGGAGTTTACTATATGGATATTATCGCCGAATGTGAGAAACTGGGTGATTATATAGTAAATGTGGTAGAAGCCAGCAGTGATGTAAAAGAAAAGAAAGCTTCCTAA
- a CDS encoding sensor histidine kinase, protein MQKRLFRESRKLEHTNHVASAILKNVHAFILLINNDFKVLKTNYYQQTGTRKGPEEKRVGDLLQCCNALSAEGGCGTHVYCGSCPIRQAIRQAFEQRRGFTNLEATLNMVTSENQTVACEAVISGSYFLLNEEENMVLTVHDITHLKQVERELKVAKEKAENADIAKSAFLANMSHEIRTPLNAITGFAEVMGSANTEEEKTQYQEIIKMNADLLMQLVNDILDMSKIEAGTLEFVYSTVDINLLLSDLQRLFQMRINDAGGKVQIIAEPSLSSCLIQTDRNRVAQVISNFVGNAIKFTREGNIRIGYEAKDTELYFYVKDTGTGIPAEKLSNVFGRFVKLNKDQKGAGLGLSISQTIVGKLSGQIGADSIEGEGSTFWFTLPYLSCGKPQ, encoded by the coding sequence ATGCAGAAACGGTTATTTCGGGAATCCAGAAAACTAGAACATACCAACCATGTTGCCAGTGCTATCTTGAAAAATGTACACGCCTTCATCCTGTTAATAAACAACGACTTCAAAGTGCTGAAAACGAATTACTACCAACAGACCGGAACACGAAAAGGACCGGAAGAAAAAAGAGTAGGTGATTTGTTGCAGTGCTGTAATGCATTATCGGCAGAGGGAGGTTGCGGTACACATGTTTATTGTGGCTCCTGTCCTATACGCCAGGCTATCCGTCAGGCTTTCGAACAAAGAAGAGGATTCACTAATCTGGAAGCCACTTTGAATATGGTTACTTCCGAAAATCAAACGGTAGCCTGTGAAGCCGTTATTTCCGGCTCTTATTTCCTCCTCAATGAAGAAGAAAATATGGTGCTTACCGTACATGATATTACCCATTTGAAACAAGTAGAAAGGGAATTAAAAGTGGCAAAAGAGAAAGCGGAAAATGCAGATATAGCAAAATCAGCCTTCCTGGCCAACATGAGCCATGAGATTCGTACTCCGCTGAATGCTATCACCGGGTTTGCAGAAGTAATGGGCAGCGCAAACACAGAAGAAGAAAAAACACAATACCAAGAAATTATCAAAATGAATGCCGATCTTCTGATGCAATTAGTAAATGATATTCTTGATATGTCAAAAATAGAAGCGGGCACTTTAGAATTTGTGTATTCAACGGTAGATATTAATTTGTTGCTATCCGATTTACAAAGACTTTTCCAAATGAGGATTAATGATGCCGGAGGAAAAGTACAGATAATAGCAGAGCCTTCACTTTCTTCCTGCCTTATACAGACCGACCGCAATCGGGTGGCACAGGTCATTTCCAATTTCGTGGGCAACGCTATTAAATTTACCCGGGAAGGAAATATCCGTATCGGTTATGAAGCTAAAGATACTGAACTATATTTCTACGTGAAAGACACGGGTACGGGCATACCGGCAGAAAAACTGTCGAATGTATTCGGGCGTTTTGTGAAACTGAATAAAGACCAAAAAGGTGCAGGACTGGGACTTTCGATTTCACAAACGATTGTAGGCAAATTGAGCGGCCAGATCGGAGCGGATTCCATTGAAGGAGAAGGTTCTACCTTCTGGTTTACCCTCCCTTATCTTTCATGCGGCAAACCTCAGTAA
- the rd gene encoding rubredoxin, with amino-acid sequence MKKYICTVCEYIYDPEQGDPESGIEPGTAFEDIPDDWTCPLCGVGKEDFEPYEG; translated from the coding sequence ATGAAGAAGTACATTTGCACGGTCTGTGAATATATTTACGACCCCGAACAAGGAGATCCGGAAAGCGGAATTGAACCAGGAACTGCTTTTGAAGACATTCCAGATGATTGGACTTGTCCTCTATGCGGAGTCGGGAAAGAAGATTTCGAGCCGTACGAAGGATAA
- a CDS encoding nucleoside kinase — protein sequence MKQMLQICCKNNNISKEFPIGSSLLDIYYGFNLNFPYQVVSAKVNNRSEGLNFRVYNNKDIEFLDVRDQSGMRTYVRSLCFVLFKAVTELFPEGKLFVEHPVSKGYFCNLRIGRPIELEDVKRIKQRMQEIIAENIPYHRIECHTAEAVRIFSERGMNDKVRLLETSGSLYTYYYTLGDTVDYYYGNLLPSTGYLKLFDIVKYYDGLLLRIPSRENPEVLEDVVKQEKMLDVFKEYLNWSYIMGLNNAGDFNLACEEGHATDLINVAEALQEKKIAQIADTIFHRGENGNRVKLVLIAGPSSSGKTTFSKRLSIQLMTNGLKPFPISLDNYFVDREDTPLDENGNYDYESLYALDLELFNQQLQALLRGEEVELPRFNFALGKKEFKGDKLKIEDNTILILEGIHALNPELTPHIPAERKFKIYVSALTTISLDDHNWIPTTDNRLLRRIIRDFNYRGYSARETISRWPSVRAGEDKWIFPYQENADVMFNSALLFEFAVLRLHAEPILMGVPRNCPEYCEAYRLLKFIKYFVPVQDKEIPPTSLLREFLGGSSFKY from the coding sequence ATGAAACAGATGTTACAAATATGTTGCAAAAATAACAATATTTCTAAAGAATTCCCCATCGGGAGCTCACTTTTGGATATTTATTACGGTTTTAATCTTAATTTTCCTTATCAAGTGGTTAGTGCTAAAGTCAATAACCGCTCTGAGGGACTTAATTTTAGGGTATATAATAATAAGGATATAGAGTTTCTGGACGTGAGAGACCAGTCCGGTATGCGTACCTATGTCCGTTCGCTCTGTTTTGTACTGTTTAAGGCGGTCACGGAATTGTTTCCCGAGGGCAAGCTGTTTGTAGAACATCCCGTTTCGAAAGGTTATTTCTGTAATCTGCGTATCGGGCGTCCCATTGAATTGGAGGATGTGAAACGCATCAAGCAACGTATGCAGGAGATTATTGCAGAAAATATACCCTATCATCGTATCGAATGCCATACAGCCGAAGCTGTACGCATTTTCAGCGAACGGGGTATGAATGATAAAGTCCGGTTGCTCGAAACTTCCGGTTCCCTCTATACCTATTATTATACGTTGGGCGATACGGTCGATTACTATTATGGCAACCTGTTGCCCAGCACCGGCTATCTTAAACTGTTTGACATCGTGAAGTATTACGATGGACTATTGCTGCGTATTCCCAGCCGCGAGAATCCCGAAGTGTTGGAAGACGTTGTAAAGCAGGAAAAGATGTTGGACGTCTTTAAAGAATATCTGAACTGGAGCTATATCATGGGACTCAACAATGCAGGCGATTTCAACCTCGCTTGCGAAGAAGGCCATGCAACAGATTTGATTAACGTTGCTGAGGCATTGCAGGAAAAGAAGATAGCCCAGATTGCCGATACCATTTTTCATCGTGGCGAAAACGGCAACCGGGTGAAACTGGTACTGATTGCCGGACCGTCTTCTTCCGGAAAGACCACTTTCAGCAAGCGGCTTTCAATCCAGTTGATGACAAATGGGTTGAAACCTTTTCCTATCTCTCTCGATAATTATTTCGTAGACCGTGAGGATACTCCTTTGGATGAAAACGGAAACTATGATTATGAATCGCTTTACGCGCTCGACCTCGAGCTGTTCAACCAACAGCTGCAAGCCTTGCTGCGTGGTGAAGAAGTAGAACTTCCCCGCTTTAATTTTGCTCTCGGCAAGAAAGAATTTAAAGGTGATAAACTGAAAATTGAAGATAACACGATTCTGATATTGGAAGGTATTCATGCCTTGAATCCGGAGTTGACGCCACATATTCCTGCCGAACGTAAATTTAAGATTTATGTATCGGCATTGACCACTATCTCTCTAGACGACCACAACTGGATTCCTACTACCGACAATCGTCTGTTGCGTCGTATTATCCGTGATTTCAATTATCGGGGCTATTCTGCCCGTGAAACTATTTCACGTTGGCCTAGTGTGCGTGCCGGTGAAGATAAGTGGATATTCCCTTATCAGGAAAATGCAGATGTAATGTTCAATTCAGCTCTTCTTTTTGAGTTTGCAGTGCTCCGCCTGCACGCTGAACCTATATTAATGGGAGTTCCGCGTAATTGCCCGGAATACTGCGAAGCCTATCGTTTGTTGAAATTCATCAAATATTTTGTTCCGGTTCAAGACAAAGAAATACCACCGACTTCTTTGCTTCGGGAATTTTTAGGAGGAAGCAGCTTTAAATATTAA
- a CDS encoding aminopeptidase P family protein: MFAKETYMQRRALLKKNLGSGVLLFLGNDECGLNYEDNTFRYRQDSTFLYYFGLSCAGLSAIIDIDEDKEIIFGDELSIDAIVWMGSQPTLREKCERVGVKDIMPSADIVGYLHKCVQKGKAIHYLPPYRPEHKLKLMDWLGIPPARQEGSVPFIRAVIAQRNYKSAEEIVEIEKACDVTADMHITAMKVLRPGMYEYEVVAEMNRVAQANNCELSFATIATINGQTLHNHYHGNLVKPGDLFLIDAGAEIESGYAGDMSSTVPADKKFTTRQREVYEIQNAMHLESVKALRPGIPYMEVYELSARVMVEGMKALGLMKGNAEDAVREGAHALFYPHGLGHMMGLDVHDMENLGEIWVGYNGQPKSTQFGRKSQRLAIPLEPGFVHTVEPGIYFIPELIDMWKAEKKFADFINYEKVETYKDFGGIRNEEDYLITETGARRLGKKIPLTPDEVEALR, from the coding sequence ATGTTTGCCAAAGAAACGTATATGCAGCGCAGAGCCCTGCTAAAAAAGAATTTAGGCTCCGGAGTTTTGTTATTTCTGGGAAATGACGAGTGCGGACTGAATTATGAGGATAACACATTCCGTTATCGTCAGGATTCTACATTCCTTTATTACTTCGGACTTTCATGCGCCGGACTTTCGGCAATTATTGATATTGATGAGGACAAAGAAATCATTTTTGGTGATGAACTGTCTATTGACGCTATCGTATGGATGGGATCGCAGCCTACGCTACGCGAAAAATGCGAACGTGTAGGAGTAAAAGATATAATGCCTTCGGCCGACATCGTCGGTTATCTGCATAAATGTGTGCAGAAAGGAAAGGCGATTCATTATCTGCCTCCTTACCGCCCCGAACATAAACTGAAGCTAATGGATTGGCTGGGCATACCGCCTGCACGTCAGGAAGGCTCGGTGCCTTTTATCCGTGCCGTAATCGCACAACGTAATTATAAATCTGCGGAAGAAATCGTAGAAATAGAAAAGGCGTGCGACGTGACGGCCGATATGCATATCACAGCGATGAAGGTACTCCGCCCGGGTATGTACGAGTATGAAGTGGTAGCCGAAATGAACCGGGTAGCGCAAGCTAACAACTGCGAACTTTCTTTTGCCACTATCGCTACTATCAACGGACAGACGCTGCACAATCATTATCACGGCAATCTCGTGAAACCGGGTGATTTGTTCCTGATTGATGCGGGTGCGGAAATTGAATCGGGCTATGCCGGCGATATGTCGTCCACGGTTCCTGCTGACAAAAAGTTTACTACCCGTCAACGCGAAGTTTACGAAATACAGAATGCCATGCATCTGGAATCGGTCAAAGCGCTACGTCCGGGCATTCCCTACATGGAAGTTTATGAATTGTCCGCCCGTGTAATGGTAGAAGGAATGAAGGCACTGGGGCTGATGAAAGGAAATGCAGAAGACGCCGTGCGCGAGGGTGCTCATGCGTTGTTTTATCCGCACGGATTAGGTCATATGATGGGACTGGATGTTCATGATATGGAAAACTTGGGTGAAATCTGGGTAGGATATAACGGACAACCGAAAAGCACGCAGTTCGGACGTAAATCACAACGTCTCGCCATTCCGTTGGAACCGGGATTTGTGCATACGGTAGAACCGGGTATCTATTTCATTCCCGAATTGATAGATATGTGGAAGGCGGAAAAGAAGTTTGCCGATTTCATCAACTACGAAAAAGTGGAAACTTACAAGGATTTCGGTGGTATCCGCAACGAAGAAGACTACCTGATTACGGAAACTGGTGCCCGCAGATTGGGTAAGAAAATCCCTCTGACTCCGGACGAAGTGGAAGCTTTACGATAA
- the gcvH gene encoding glycine cleavage system protein GcvH: MNFPQNLKYTNEHEWIRVEGDIAYVGITDYAQEQLGDIVFVDIPTVGETLEAGEVFGTIEVVKTISDLFLPVAGEVIELNEALEENPELVNKDPYGEGWLIKVKPEDIKAVEDLLDAEAYKAVVNG, encoded by the coding sequence ATGAACTTTCCACAGAATTTGAAGTACACGAACGAACACGAATGGATTCGCGTAGAAGGAGACATTGCTTATGTTGGTATCACAGACTATGCACAAGAACAGTTGGGCGATATTGTATTTGTAGACATCCCTACTGTCGGTGAAACGTTGGAAGCCGGTGAGGTATTCGGTACTATCGAAGTAGTGAAAACAATTTCCGATCTTTTCTTGCCGGTGGCCGGTGAAGTGATCGAACTGAATGAAGCGTTGGAAGAAAATCCGGAACTGGTTAATAAAGACCCGTACGGTGAAGGCTGGCTGATTAAGGTGAAGCCTGAAGATATTAAAGCAGTGGAAGACTTGCTGGATGCGGAAGCATATAAAGCAGTAGTAAACGGATAA
- the purE gene encoding 5-(carboxyamino)imidazole ribonucleotide mutase, whose product MTPIVSIIMGSTSDLPVMEKAAQLLNDMHVPFEMNALSAHRTPEAVEEFAKNARNRGIKVIIAAAGMAAALPGVIAANTTLPVIGVPVKGSVLDGVDALYSIIQMPPGIPVATVAINGAMNAAILAIQMLALSDEKLAEAFAAYKEGLKKKIVKANEELKEVKFEYKTN is encoded by the coding sequence ATGACTCCAATTGTAAGTATCATCATGGGCAGTACGTCCGACCTTCCTGTTATGGAAAAGGCGGCACAACTGCTGAATGATATGCATGTACCGTTCGAAATGAACGCTCTGTCTGCTCACCGCACGCCGGAGGCTGTGGAAGAGTTTGCGAAGAATGCCCGCAACCGTGGCATTAAAGTAATTATCGCTGCTGCCGGAATGGCTGCCGCCCTTCCCGGTGTGATTGCGGCCAACACTACACTTCCGGTGATCGGAGTGCCCGTTAAAGGTTCCGTGCTTGACGGTGTAGATGCCCTCTATTCGATTATTCAGATGCCTCCGGGAATCCCAGTGGCTACTGTGGCTATTAACGGAGCAATGAATGCTGCTATCCTGGCTATCCAGATGCTTGCATTGAGTGATGAAAAGTTGGCGGAAGCTTTTGCTGCTTACAAGGAAGGTTTGAAAAAGAAAATCGTAAAAGCGAACGAAGAACTGAAAGAAGTGAAGTTTGAATATAAAACGAACTAA
- the rpoN gene encoding RNA polymerase factor sigma-54: MAQGSRQIQSQAQQQVQTLSPQQILVVKLLELPAVELEDRIHAELLENPALEEGREESAADEYSDVEGSEDGMDNASTDYDSLNDYLTEDDIPDYKLQENNRSQDDQPENIPFSESTSFYEILKEQLGERNLTEHQSELVEYLIGSLDDDGLLRKSLESICDELAIYAGVESTEEELEEALCILQDFDPAGIGARTLQECLLLQICRKKDEERTPNPILELEERVIRDYYEEFTRKHWEKIIRKLDVDEDTFNEVISEITKLNPRPGASLGETIGRNLQQIIPDFIVETYDDGTINVSLNNRNVPELRMSRDFTEMVEEHTKNKFNQTKESKEAMMFLKQKMDAAQGFIDAIKQRQNTLMTTMQAIIDLQRPFFLEGDESLLKPMILKDVAERTGLDISTISRVSNSKYVQTNFGIYQLKFFFVDGYTTEDGEEMSVREIRKILKECIDSEDKKKPLTDDELAEILKEKGYPIARRTVAKYRQQLNIPVARLRK, encoded by the coding sequence ATGGCACAAGGTTCCCGTCAAATACAATCGCAGGCGCAACAGCAGGTACAAACGCTCTCGCCCCAGCAGATTCTGGTCGTGAAACTGTTGGAGCTTCCCGCAGTAGAACTGGAAGATCGTATCCATGCTGAACTATTGGAAAATCCGGCACTCGAAGAAGGAAGAGAAGAATCCGCAGCGGACGAATATTCCGATGTTGAAGGTTCTGAAGATGGCATGGATAATGCATCCACCGACTATGATTCTTTGAATGACTACCTCACCGAGGACGATATTCCCGACTATAAACTGCAAGAGAACAATCGTTCGCAAGATGATCAGCCGGAAAATATTCCCTTCTCCGAATCTACCTCCTTTTATGAAATATTGAAGGAGCAACTCGGTGAACGCAATCTGACAGAACATCAGAGTGAACTGGTGGAATACCTCATCGGTTCATTAGACGACGACGGACTGCTCCGCAAATCACTTGAAAGCATTTGTGACGAACTGGCCATCTATGCCGGAGTAGAATCCACCGAGGAAGAACTGGAAGAAGCATTGTGCATCTTGCAGGACTTTGATCCCGCAGGAATCGGTGCCCGTACTCTCCAGGAATGCCTGTTGTTACAGATCTGCCGGAAGAAGGATGAAGAACGGACCCCCAACCCTATATTGGAACTCGAAGAACGTGTTATCAGAGACTATTATGAAGAATTCACCCGCAAGCATTGGGAGAAAATCATCAGGAAACTGGATGTCGACGAAGATACGTTCAATGAGGTTATCAGCGAAATCACCAAGTTGAACCCGCGTCCCGGTGCCTCTTTGGGAGAAACTATCGGGAGAAACCTCCAGCAGATCATTCCCGATTTCATCGTGGAAACATACGATGACGGAACAATCAATGTCAGTCTCAATAACCGTAATGTTCCCGAGCTTCGTATGAGCCGTGACTTCACAGAAATGGTGGAAGAACATACTAAAAATAAGTTCAACCAGACAAAGGAATCAAAAGAAGCCATGATGTTCCTCAAGCAGAAAATGGATGCGGCACAAGGGTTCATTGATGCTATCAAACAGCGTCAGAATACGTTGATGACTACCATGCAGGCAATAATCGACCTGCAACGTCCCTTCTTCCTCGAAGGAGACGAATCTTTGTTGAAACCGATGATTCTGAAAGATGTGGCTGAACGTACCGGACTGGATATATCTACCATTTCCCGTGTGAGCAACAGTAAATATGTGCAGACGAATTTTGGTATCTATCAGCTTAAATTCTTTTTCGTTGACGGATATACAACGGAAGACGGCGAAGAAATGTCTGTCCGTGAGATTCGCAAGATCCTGAAAGAGTGCATCGACAGCGAAGACAAGAAGAAACCGCTGACAGATGACGAACTGGCGGAGATCTTAAAAGAAAAAGGATACCCTATCGCCCGCCGGACGGTAGCCAAGTATCGTCAGCAACTGAACATTCCCGTAGCGAGACTTCGGAAGTGA